One window of Quercus robur chromosome 5, dhQueRobu3.1, whole genome shotgun sequence genomic DNA carries:
- the LOC126727714 gene encoding secreted RxLR effector protein 161-like yields the protein MSSSTKLNVDSSRVEVSPTLYRSIIRSLLYLTASRPNIAFSVGVCARYQLAPKESHLTMVKQIIRYINRTPDYGLWYSKDSNACLTGYIDADWVGSMDDRKSASGGCFYLGNNLVSWMSKKQNSISLSTAEAEYIAARSCCTQLLWMKKLLHDYGIPQDTMCVFCDNTSAINLFKNPV from the coding sequence ATGAGTTCATCTACAAAGTTGAATGTTGATTCTTCCAGGGTAGAAGTGAGTCCAACCTTGTATAGGAGTATCATTAGGAGTTTACTCTATCTTACAGCTAGTAGACCAAATATTGCATTTAGCGTGGGTGTTTGTGCTAGATATCAACTTGCTCCAAAGGAATCCCACCTGACTATGGTGAAGCAAATCATACGATATATAAATAGAACTCCAGATTATGGGTTGTGGTATTCAAAGGACTCTAATGCTTGCCTTACCGGTTATATAGATGCAGACTGGGTTGGAAGTATGGATGATCGAAAGAGTGCTTCAGGTGGCTGCttctaccttggtaacaatcttgtctcttggatgagcaagaaacaaaactCCATATCTCTCTCTACGGCAGAAGCTGAATACATAGCCGCTAGAAGTTGCTGCACACAACTCCTTTGGATGAAGAAGCTACTCCATGACTACGGGATTCCTCAAGATAcaatgtgtgtcttctgtgataACACTAGTGCTATAAATCTCTTTAAGAACCCGGTTTAG
- the LOC126727715 gene encoding uncharacterized protein LOC126727715 — translation MPRFKLEQTLFDPEIERTLCQLKKEKKKEANTSLSNMADQEQKALRDYAMPSVNGATSSIRRLAIQANNFEIKPAIIQMIQQTVQFRGLSQEDPNVHIANFLEICDTFKHNRVTDDAIQLRLFPFSLWDKAKVWLNSLPHGIITTWEELAQKFLAKYFPPAKTAKLRNDITTFIQFEGESLYEAWERYKELLRRCPHHDLPAWLQVQTFYNGLGTTNRSMVDVAAGGALMSKTHEAAYELLEELASNNYQWPTERAMPSKTAGVLELDSITSLAVQMATLSQQLGKMNVNAIQTNVVCDHCVGNHSSVDCQMGNPFSQSSYGQANYVSNFQRQNNPYSNTYNPGWRNHPNFSWSNNQGLAKPPQQFA, via the coding sequence ATGCCCCGATTTAAATTAGAGCAGACACTCTTTGATCCTGAAATTGAAAGAACCCTATGTCAGctcaagaaagaaaagaagaaagaggccAACACATCTCTATCTAATATGGCCGATCAAGAGCAAAAGGCGTTAAGAGATTATGCTATGCCCTCGGTAAATGGAGCTACATCGAGCATAAGGAGGCTAGCCATACAAGCCAATAATTTTGAGATCAAGCCGGCCATCATTCAGATGATACAACAGACTGTCCAATTTAGGGGGCTGTCACAAGAGGATCCTAATGTCCATATTGCAAATTTCTTGGAGATTTGTGATACTTTTAAACATAATAGAGTGACAGATGATGCGATTCAATTAAGGCTTTTTCCCTTCTCACTTTGGGATAAAGCAAAAGTTTGGTTGAATTCTTTGCCACATGGCATCATTACTACATGGGAGGAGttggcacaaaaatttttagcaaaatatttCCCTCCCGCAAAGACAGCAAAGTTAAGGAATGATATCACCACGTTCATCCAATTTGAGGGTGAATCATTATATGAAGCATGGGAGAGGTACAAAGAATTATTGCGAAGGTGTCCTCATCATGACCTTCCAGCATGGCTTCAAGTGCAAACATTCTACAATGGTCTAGGAACTACAAACAGGTCTATGGTTGATGTAGCAGCTGGTGGAGCTTTAATGAGTAAAACTCATGAGGCAGCCTATGAACTTCTGGAAGAATTGGCATCCAACAACTATCAATGGCCTACAGAAAGAGCAATGCCAAGTAAGACAGCTGGAGTTTTAGAACTTGATTCTATTACCTCATTGGCGGTACAAATGGCAACTTTGTCTCAACAACTAGGTAAAATGAATGTTAATGCTATTCAAACTAATGTTGTTTGTGATCATTGTGTAGGAAATCATTCAAGTGTCGACTGCCAAATGGGAAATCCTTTTTCCCAATCGAGTTATGGACAAGCAAATTACGTGTCAAATTTTCAACGTCAAAATAATCCATACTCGAACACGTACAATCCTGGATGGAGGAATCACCCCAACTTCTCATGGAGCAATAACCAAGGGCTGGCTAAACCACCTCAGCAATTTGCATAG